The Erigeron canadensis isolate Cc75 chromosome 4, C_canadensis_v1, whole genome shotgun sequence genome window below encodes:
- the LOC122598435 gene encoding shaggy-related protein kinase kappa encodes MASASLGHGGVGSSRSVSGFNESSSVVDRLGRGMLDMRLRDRVERDDDKVSDSEPEIVQGTGTEAGHVIRTTVGGRNGQAEQTVSYIAEHVIGTGSFGVVFQAKCRETGEIVAIKKVLQDKRYKNRELQIMQMLDHPNVVALKHSFFSTTEKDELYLNLVLDFVPETVSRTARHYTRMSQRMPLIYVKLYTYQICRALAYIHNCIGICHRDIKPQNLLVNPHTHQLKLCDFGSAKVLVKGEPNVSYICSRYYRAPELIFGATEYTTAIDIWSTGCVMAELLLGQPLFPGESGVDQLVEIIKVLGTPTREEIKCMNPNYTEFRFPQIKPHPWHKVFQKRLPPEAVDLVCRFFQYSPNLRCTALEACVHPFFDELRDPSTRLPNGRPLPPLFNFKPQELAGIPKETVHRLIPEHARKQNLFMALNIQ; translated from the exons ATGGCCTCTGCCAGCCTTGGACATGGGGGAGTAGGCAGTTCAAGAAGTGTAAGTGGCTTTAATGAATCATCTAGTGTAGTTGATCGACTGGGGAGGGGAATGCTTGATATGCGATTGAGGGACAGGGTGGAACGTGATGATGACAAAGTTAGT GATAGTGAACCGGAGATAGTACAAGGGACCGGTACTGAAGCTGGACATGTTATAAGAACAACAGTTGGTGGGCGTAATGGTCAAGCTGAACAG ACTGTTAGCTACATAGCAGAGCACGTGATTGGGACTGGTTCTTTTGGTGTTGTTTTTCAA GCTAAATGCAGAGAAACGGGAGAGATTGTTGCTATTAAGAAAGTGCTTCAAGACAAACGTTACAAGAACAGGGAGCTTCAGATTATGCAAATGCTAGATCATCCTAACGTTGTGGCACTTAaacattctttcttttcaaccaCTGAGAAAGACGAATTGTACCttaatcttgttcttgattTTGTTCCTGAGACTGTTAGTCGTACTGCAAGGCATTATACTAGGATGAGTCAACGGATGCCCTTAATTTATGTCAAGCTGTATACCTATCAG ATATGCAGGGCACTTGCTTATATTCATAATTGCATCGGGATATGCCACCGTGACATAAAACCGCAGAATTTACTT GTGAATCCACACACACATCAGCTGAAACTTTGCGACTTTGGAAGTGCTAAAGTTTTA GTGAAAGGAGAGCCGAATGTTTCTTATATCTGTTCAAGATATTATCGTGCTCCAGAGCTCATTTTTGGTGCCACAGAATACACAACAGCTATAGATATATGGTCAACAGGTTGTGTGATGGCTGAACTACTACTTGGCCAG CCTCTATTTCCTGGAGAAAGTGGTGTTGATCAATTGGTTGAGATTATCAAG GTATTGGGAACACCTACAAGGGAGGAGATAAAGTGCATGAATCCAAACTACACCGAGTTTAGGTTTCCTCAAATAAAACCTCATCCATGGCACAAG GTTTTCCAGAAGCGTTTACCTCCTGAAGCAGTGGATCTTGTTTGTAGGTTCTTTCAGTATTCACCCAACCTACGATGCACTGCT TTGGAAGCTTGTGTCCATCCCTTCTTTGATGAGTTGAGGGACCCAAGTACCCGTCTTCCGAATGGCCGCCCCCTTCCTCCACTCTTTAATTTCAAACCTCAAG AACTTGCTGGCATTCCTAAAGAGACTGTTCACAGGCTTATTCCAGAGCATGCTCGTAAACAGAACTTGTTTATGGCTTTAAACATCCAATGA